One window from the genome of Sebastes umbrosus isolate fSebUmb1 chromosome 12, fSebUmb1.pri, whole genome shotgun sequence encodes:
- the ndc1 gene encoding nucleoporin NDC1 isoform X2 — translation MFSAEQSSWFVRKVICWRAVASIAWAVLLLPPITAVFVTLSRFSLLHPIQTISECLSFLTSASAIFSFILLCGVIIMVGFLNLEYYTVIPTIACSKIALLGQLLHPRQFVNSLAHCIMGIIVAWCCAVTIGGRYETIGYPCIQGDGTESSTRMCLNEYHLFLLLAGAFVGFSHSLLGVIYNMNYVSFHTVQRYKYLRFKGSLPLVVKCSASQALYSVRNYIVVYFFLGYIPKAWICKTLNLHLNSSIHPLDSIAGLLDLSLLYHLWISASFLLFTWHITLLLFRIFVTEVYSFPVQSSFTEDTHQCLPKVLTDKQPMIVKFLALQDLALLSQHSPSRRCEVFSLSQPGGHAHNWNAISKECLSLLADLTQRLIAYHDTVATNGRAKSLSTGSERKTSSESSVTSGTEDLMSPRPTLLMKTPASVFARSIVGGPHSPLTAPFTPDLDSPFASPALRRLTAPVDQCSPWFGTVQSPHIMRRVPKLWSTSTDSQANGSPPSSPASVPSPKQEPSKPSRLAQFLQNRREQVPEASSQALFADGQAHIWALEGLSYLVQASFSEDQFGVVQTTLPSILGCMLVLQEAVDRHFKLPHASSKPVRSASSLGDSTHKTLRFALRATLKTAIYRITTTFGNHLNAVQMSAEHRKRLQQFLEYKE, via the exons ATGTTCTCTGCAGAGCAAAGTAGTTGGTTTGTCCGCAAG GTGATTTGCTGGAGAGCTGTGGCCAGTATTGCTTGGGCTGTCCTGTTGCTGCCACCCATCACAGCAGTTTTTGTAACCCTCAGCAGGTTCAGTCTCCTCCACCCCATCCAGACGATATCAG AATGCCTGTCCTTCTTAACGAGTGCAAGTgccatcttctccttcatcctGCTGTGTGGAGTGATCATCATGGTGGGGTTCCTGAACCTGGAGTATTATACAG tCATCCCAACTATTGCATGCTCAAAAATTGCCCTGTTGGGTCAGCTGCTCCATCCACGTCAGTTTGTCAACTCCCTGGCCCACTGCATCATGGGAATAATCGTAGCTTGGTGTTGTGCCGTCACTATTGGGGGCAGATATGAGACAATCGGCTACCCTTGCATACAGGGTGATGG CACTGAAAGTTCCACTCGGATGTGTCTGAACGAGTATCACCTCTTCCTTCTGCTGGCTGGAGCCTTTGTTGGATTCTCTCACAGTCTGCTGGGTGTGATCTACAACATGAATTATGTCTCCTTTCACACTGTTCAG CGATACAAATACCTTCGCTTTAAGGGATCCCTTCCTTTGGTGGTGAAGTGCAGCGCCTCTCAAGCCCTTTACTCTGTCAGGAACTACATTGTTGTGTATTTCTTTTTGG GATACATTCCAAAAGCATGGATTTGTAAAACACTGAATCTTCATTTGAACAG CTCTATCCACCCTCTTGACAGCATAGCTGGACTGCTGGACCTCTCCCTGCTCTACCACCTGTGGATCAGTGccagcttcctcctcttcaCATGGCATatcactctgctgctcttcaGGATTTTTGTCACTGAG GTGTACAGTTTTCCTGTGCAGTCATCTTTTACTGAGGACACCCACCAGTGTCTTCCTAAAGTCCTTACCGACAAGCAGCCAATGATAGTGAAg TTTCTAGCTCTGCAGGACTTGGCTCTGCTTTCTCAACACTCCCCATCAAGACGCTGTGAGGTCTTCAGTCTGAGTCAGCCAG GTGGCCATGCTCATAACTGGAACGCCATCAGTAAGGAGTGTCTGTCTCTACTGGCTGATCTGACTCAGAGACTCATCGCCTATCATGACACCGTAGCAACCAACGGCAGGGCCAAGTCACTGTCTACTGGGAGTGAAAGGAAGACTTCATCTGAGTCATCAG tAACTTCTGGTACAGAAGATCTGATGAGCCCGAGGCCCACTCTACTGATGAAAACTCCAGCCTCGGTCTTCGCACGCTCTATTGTTGGCGGCCCACACAGCCCTCTGACGGCACCGTTCACTCCTGACCTGGACAGCCCTTTTGCTTCTCCCGCCCTGCGGCGTCTTACTGCTCCCGTGGACCAATGCTCGCCGTGGTTCGGCACAGTGCAGAGCCCGCACATCATGAGGAGAGTCCCGAAACTCTGGTCCACCTCCACAG aTTCACAGGCCAACGGCAGTCCCCCGTCATCCCCCGCCTCAGTTCCCAGTCCCAAGCAGGAACCGTCCAAACCAAGTCGCCTGGCTCAGTTCCtccagaacagaagagaacag GTTCCAGAGGCCTCCAGTCAAGCTCTGTTTGCAGACGGCCAGGCTCACATCTGGGCTTTAGAAG GGCTGTCTTACCTTGTTCAAGCCTCCTTCTCAGAAGACCAGTTTGGGGTTGTACAGACTACATTACCCAGCATTCTCGGTTGCATGCTGGTCTTACAAGAG GCAGTAGATCGCCACTTCAAGCTGCCTCATGCCTCCAGTAAGCCCGTCAGGTCGGCCAGCAGCCTGGGAGACTCTACTCACAAAACCCTGCGCTTTGCTCTCAGGGCCACTCTCAAGACTGCCATCTACAGGATAACAACCACTTTTGGAAATCACTTAAA tgCTGTTCAGATGTCTGCAGAGCACCGGAAAAGATTGCAGCAGTTTCTGGAGTACAAGGAATAA
- the ndc1 gene encoding nucleoporin NDC1 isoform X1, whose protein sequence is MFSAEQSSWFVRKVICWRAVASIAWAVLLLPPITAVFVTLSRFSLLHPIQTISECLSFLTSASAIFSFILLCGVIIMVGFLNLEYYTVIPTIACSKIALLGQLLHPRQFVNSLAHCIMGIIVAWCCAVTIGGRYETIGYPCIQGDGTESSTRMCLNEYHLFLLLAGAFVGFSHSLLGVIYNMNYVSFHTVQRYKYLRFKGSLPLVVKCSASQALYSVRNYIVVYFFLGYIPKAWICKTLNLHLNSSIHPLDSIAGLLDLSLLYHLWISASFLLFTWHITLLLFRIFVTEVYSFPVQSSFTEDTHQCLPKVLTDKQPMIVKFLALQDLALLSQHSPSRRCEVFSLSQPGGHAHNWNAISKECLSLLADLTQRLIAYHDTVATNGRAKSLSTGSERKTSSESSVTSGTEDLMSPRPTLLMKTPASVFARSIVGGPHSPLTAPFTPDLDSPFASPALRRLTAPVDQCSPWFGTVQSPHIMRRVPKLWSTSTDSQANGSPPSSPASVPSPKQEPSKPSRLAQFLQNRREQVKNFLAKRVLIMYLFNKVPEASSQALFADGQAHIWALEGLSYLVQASFSEDQFGVVQTTLPSILGCMLVLQEAVDRHFKLPHASSKPVRSASSLGDSTHKTLRFALRATLKTAIYRITTTFGNHLNAVQMSAEHRKRLQQFLEYKE, encoded by the exons ATGTTCTCTGCAGAGCAAAGTAGTTGGTTTGTCCGCAAG GTGATTTGCTGGAGAGCTGTGGCCAGTATTGCTTGGGCTGTCCTGTTGCTGCCACCCATCACAGCAGTTTTTGTAACCCTCAGCAGGTTCAGTCTCCTCCACCCCATCCAGACGATATCAG AATGCCTGTCCTTCTTAACGAGTGCAAGTgccatcttctccttcatcctGCTGTGTGGAGTGATCATCATGGTGGGGTTCCTGAACCTGGAGTATTATACAG tCATCCCAACTATTGCATGCTCAAAAATTGCCCTGTTGGGTCAGCTGCTCCATCCACGTCAGTTTGTCAACTCCCTGGCCCACTGCATCATGGGAATAATCGTAGCTTGGTGTTGTGCCGTCACTATTGGGGGCAGATATGAGACAATCGGCTACCCTTGCATACAGGGTGATGG CACTGAAAGTTCCACTCGGATGTGTCTGAACGAGTATCACCTCTTCCTTCTGCTGGCTGGAGCCTTTGTTGGATTCTCTCACAGTCTGCTGGGTGTGATCTACAACATGAATTATGTCTCCTTTCACACTGTTCAG CGATACAAATACCTTCGCTTTAAGGGATCCCTTCCTTTGGTGGTGAAGTGCAGCGCCTCTCAAGCCCTTTACTCTGTCAGGAACTACATTGTTGTGTATTTCTTTTTGG GATACATTCCAAAAGCATGGATTTGTAAAACACTGAATCTTCATTTGAACAG CTCTATCCACCCTCTTGACAGCATAGCTGGACTGCTGGACCTCTCCCTGCTCTACCACCTGTGGATCAGTGccagcttcctcctcttcaCATGGCATatcactctgctgctcttcaGGATTTTTGTCACTGAG GTGTACAGTTTTCCTGTGCAGTCATCTTTTACTGAGGACACCCACCAGTGTCTTCCTAAAGTCCTTACCGACAAGCAGCCAATGATAGTGAAg TTTCTAGCTCTGCAGGACTTGGCTCTGCTTTCTCAACACTCCCCATCAAGACGCTGTGAGGTCTTCAGTCTGAGTCAGCCAG GTGGCCATGCTCATAACTGGAACGCCATCAGTAAGGAGTGTCTGTCTCTACTGGCTGATCTGACTCAGAGACTCATCGCCTATCATGACACCGTAGCAACCAACGGCAGGGCCAAGTCACTGTCTACTGGGAGTGAAAGGAAGACTTCATCTGAGTCATCAG tAACTTCTGGTACAGAAGATCTGATGAGCCCGAGGCCCACTCTACTGATGAAAACTCCAGCCTCGGTCTTCGCACGCTCTATTGTTGGCGGCCCACACAGCCCTCTGACGGCACCGTTCACTCCTGACCTGGACAGCCCTTTTGCTTCTCCCGCCCTGCGGCGTCTTACTGCTCCCGTGGACCAATGCTCGCCGTGGTTCGGCACAGTGCAGAGCCCGCACATCATGAGGAGAGTCCCGAAACTCTGGTCCACCTCCACAG aTTCACAGGCCAACGGCAGTCCCCCGTCATCCCCCGCCTCAGTTCCCAGTCCCAAGCAGGAACCGTCCAAACCAAGTCGCCTGGCTCAGTTCCtccagaacagaagagaacag GTTAAAAATTTCTTGGCAAAGCGCGTGCTGataatgtatttgtttaacAAG GTTCCAGAGGCCTCCAGTCAAGCTCTGTTTGCAGACGGCCAGGCTCACATCTGGGCTTTAGAAG GGCTGTCTTACCTTGTTCAAGCCTCCTTCTCAGAAGACCAGTTTGGGGTTGTACAGACTACATTACCCAGCATTCTCGGTTGCATGCTGGTCTTACAAGAG GCAGTAGATCGCCACTTCAAGCTGCCTCATGCCTCCAGTAAGCCCGTCAGGTCGGCCAGCAGCCTGGGAGACTCTACTCACAAAACCCTGCGCTTTGCTCTCAGGGCCACTCTCAAGACTGCCATCTACAGGATAACAACCACTTTTGGAAATCACTTAAA tgCTGTTCAGATGTCTGCAGAGCACCGGAAAAGATTGCAGCAGTTTCTGGAGTACAAGGAATAA
- the zgc:113691 gene encoding uncharacterized protein zgc:113691, producing MATSNGKGEKVSKFETLKLLEKCRKERDDAMHRESVLREKLRQNESRMRSTEAVKQKLKTLTMDNKDLRKQVKTLRMEIGLECSPKFNGKTTKDIINDFHEKARECSSLVEKAGKLSLTIDDLTSELANAVTSKTLLEDQVQSLQQNLKDMTNNQRRLLKLWDDKKVQREQLALPAIAQKPVQKPFVHRAVQTEMSVGSSQKLPVNAFETKPFSRDHDRKTVLDKHNFPTYGNGYHHDKKAFMHDETKGIKN from the coding sequence ATGGCCACTTCAAATGGGAAAGGTGAAAAAGTGTCCAAATTTGAGACACTGAAACTTTTGGAGAAATGCAGAAAGGAGAGagatgatgccatgcacagagaaaGTGTTCTCAGAGAGAAACTCAGACAGAACGAGTCAAGGATGCGTTCAACTGAGgctgtgaaacagaaactgaAGACCTTGACTATGGACAACAAGGACTTGAGGAAACAAGTGAAGACTCTTCGTATGGAGATTGGACTCGAGTGCAGCCCCAAGTTCAATGGAAAGACCACAAAGGACATAATCAATGACTTTCATGAAAAGGCGCGTGAGTGCAGTTCCCTGGTGGAGAAGGCTGGGAAACTGAGTCTGACCATTGATGATTTGACTTCAGAGTTGGCAAATGCAGTCACCTCTAAAACACTTTTAGAGGATCAAGTGCAGTCATTGCAGCAAAATCTCAAGGACATGACAAATAATCAACGCCGCCTGCTGAAGTTGTGGGACGACAAGAAGGTCCAGAGGGAGCAGCTCGCCCTCCCTGCAATCGCTCAGAAACCTGTACAGAAACCATTCGTTCACAGAGCAGTTCAAACCGAGATGTCCGTCGGTTCATCCCAAAAGCTCCCAGTCAATGCTTTTGAGACAAAGCCATTCTCTCGGGACCATGACAGAAAGACAGTTTTGGATAAACACAATTTTCCAACTTATGGAAATGGCTATCATCATGACAAGAAGGCTTTCATGCATGATGAAACTAAAGGAATTAAGAATTGA
- the yipf1 gene encoding protein YIPF1 isoform X1, protein MASTNDPFQFQEFEEAGNLLEANRDATTISIEDDEIQPEKQRKGAGFIPDGDDEDPLASDDKAELLSGQKKSVPFWTFEYYQKFFDIETHHVRERIIGSMLPWPGKNFIHVHLRRNPDLYGPFWICTTLVFAIAISGNISNFLMHLGKPNYRYTPEFQKVTIAATAIFCYAWFVPLALWGFLLWRNNKIMNLVSYSFMEIVCVYGYSLAIYIPAVVLWIIQYEWLRWCSILVALCLSGSVLVMTFWPAVRDDHPKVIIAVMSAIVVFNVLLAVGCKTYFFSVPEKLADISAATNVTKSST, encoded by the exons ATGGCGTCGACGAATGATCCATTCCAGtttcaag AATTTGAAGAAGCTGGCAATCTGTTGGAAGCCAACAGAGATGCAACCACCATTAGCATTGAAGATGACGAAATCCAACCTGAGAAGCAGCGAAAAGGTGCTGGTTTCATTCCTGATGGTGATGACGAGGACCCACTTGCCAGTGATGACAAGGCAGAG CTTCTCTCTGGGCAAAAGAAAAGTGTCCCCTTCTGGACGTTTGAGTACTACCAGAAATTCTTTGACATCGAGACCCATCac gtgaGGGAAAGAATCATTGGATCAATGCTGCCATGGCCTGGAAAGAACTTCATTCATGTCCACCTTCGTAGAAATCCTGATCTCTATG GACCATTCTGGATTTGCACCACACTTGTGTTTGCTATTGCCATCAGTGGAAACATATCCAACTTTCTGATGCACTTAGGCAAACCAAACTATAGGTATACCCCAGAGTTTCAAAAAG TGACAATAGCTGCAACAGCGATCTTCTGCTATGCTTGGTTTGTGCCACTTGCCCTGTGGGGTTTCCTGCTATGGAGAAACAACAAGATCATGAACTTAGTTTCATATTCCTTTATGGAGATCGTCTGTGTGTATGGATATTCCCTCGCGATTTACATTCCAGCAGTG GTCCTCTGGATTATACAATATGAATGGCTGAGGTGGTGCTCCATCTTGGtggctctctgcctctctggctCAGTTCTGGTGATGACTTTCTGGCCTGCAGTCAGGGACGACCACCCCAAAGTTATCATAGCAGTCATGTCGGCCATTGTTGTGTTCAACGTCCTGCTTGCCGTTGGCTGTAAG ACCTATTTCTTCAGCGTACCAGAAAAACTAGCTGACATTTCTGCTGCAACAAATGTGACCAAGTCTTCGACATGA
- the yipf1 gene encoding protein YIPF1 isoform X2, with translation MASTNDPFQFQEFEEAGNLLEANRDATTISIEDDEIQPEKQRKGAGFIPDGDDEDPLASDDKAELLSGQKKSVPFWTFEYYQKFFDIETHHVRERIIGSMLPWPGKNFIHVHLRRNPDLYGPFWICTTLVFAIAISGNISNFLMHLGKPNYRYTPEFQKVTIAATAIFCYAWFVPLALWGFLLWRNNKIMNLVSYSFMEIVCVYGYSLAIYIPAVVRPSIYYLRISGVKVSVCGTQPQAH, from the exons ATGGCGTCGACGAATGATCCATTCCAGtttcaag AATTTGAAGAAGCTGGCAATCTGTTGGAAGCCAACAGAGATGCAACCACCATTAGCATTGAAGATGACGAAATCCAACCTGAGAAGCAGCGAAAAGGTGCTGGTTTCATTCCTGATGGTGATGACGAGGACCCACTTGCCAGTGATGACAAGGCAGAG CTTCTCTCTGGGCAAAAGAAAAGTGTCCCCTTCTGGACGTTTGAGTACTACCAGAAATTCTTTGACATCGAGACCCATCac gtgaGGGAAAGAATCATTGGATCAATGCTGCCATGGCCTGGAAAGAACTTCATTCATGTCCACCTTCGTAGAAATCCTGATCTCTATG GACCATTCTGGATTTGCACCACACTTGTGTTTGCTATTGCCATCAGTGGAAACATATCCAACTTTCTGATGCACTTAGGCAAACCAAACTATAGGTATACCCCAGAGTTTCAAAAAG TGACAATAGCTGCAACAGCGATCTTCTGCTATGCTTGGTTTGTGCCACTTGCCCTGTGGGGTTTCCTGCTATGGAGAAACAACAAGATCATGAACTTAGTTTCATATTCCTTTATGGAGATCGTCTGTGTGTATGGATATTCCCTCGCGATTTACATTCCAGCAGTGGTAAGACCTTCAATTTATTATCTCAGAATATCAGGTGTAAAGGTTTCAgtctgtggcactcagcccCAAGCCCATTGA
- the lrrc42 gene encoding leucine-rich repeat-containing protein 42 isoform X2, with protein MDNSNIYVRERGNLRRVSDIVLAQPKPVSSSCRRTNPFVLRKEHFIFTYNAEGSLRYTTKSLFDITLLFVADNIHHVDSLVGFPEQIGDRLFAAAEENRVFLNADISPKALQLFSDAYGDMVLGSLCLRNRFPLLHERMDEIKTFHSLKSLDLFGCRLGDEHEIFQHLTSSSLASLIQLFIGGNSLSDVGLQRLTAPIRMLRKGLDCLQLLDVSHNPISVRTLRYLTCLPKLENLDVSGTSLKLDTGLKTTIWDLLGLIYSEKPLDTFDHSRCKTEGWAEQVVNQWETNNSQMPKQKKIDESRTSALRFFGRQKFVREVLKARPLVCESEEEDKRERLHFFRPAANSHIPDKQTPSTTKQQAKPSWHNVKKRQRQSESCDSSRQSPPMKRLSSSAPLTVEDIDLLNSY; from the exons ATGGACAATAGCAACATTTATGTGCGAGAAAGAGGCAACCTTCGTCGTGTCAGTGACATAGTCCTGGCTCAGCCAAAGCCAGTGTCCTCATCATGCAGAAGGACAAATCCCTTTGTGCTGAGAAAAGAGCACTTCATATTCACCTACAATGCAGAGGGGAGCCTGAGATACACCACCAAATCTCTCTTTGACATCACTCTGCTATTCGTGGCTGACAACATTCACCATGTGGATTCCCTGGTGGGCTTTCCTGAGCAAATAGGAGACAGGCTttttgcagcagcagaggagaatcGTGTCTTTCTAAACGCAGACATCTCTCCAAAAGCTCTGCAGTTATTCAGTGATGCATATGGGGACATGGTGCTTGGATCCCTCTGTCTGAGAAATAG ATTCCCACTCTTGCATGAGAGGAtggatgaaataaaaacatttcatagtTTGAAGTCTCTGGATCTGTTTGGCTGCAGACTGGGTGATGAGCATGAGATATTTCAGCATCTAACATCCAGCTCACTGGCAAG CCTAATCCAGCTTTTCATTGGTGGTAACAGCCTGTCAGATGTCGGCCTACAAAGATTAACTGCACCCATCCGGATGCTGAGGAAGGGACTGGACTGCCTTCAATTACTTGATGTTTCCC ATAACCCTATCTCAGTGAGGACTCTAAGATACCTCACATGCCTCCCCAAACTTGAAAATCTTGATGTATCTGGGACCAGTTTGAAG CTTGACACAGGGTTGAAGACAACCATATGGGACCTGTTGGGACTCATTTATTCTGAGAAACCACTGGACACCTTTGATCACTCCAGATGTAAAACAGAAGGTTGGGCTGAGCAg gttgtaaacCAGTGGGAAACAAATAACTCACAAATGCCAAAACAGAAGAAAATTGATGAATCCAGAACATCAGCACTTCGCTTTT TCGGCAGGCAGAAGTTTGTCAGAGAAGTACTGAAAGCAAGACCTTTGGTATGTGAGAGCGAGGAAgaggacaagagagagagactgcattTCTTCAGACCTGCAGCAAACAGTCACATACCCGACAAACAGACTCCTTCCACAACAAAGCAGCAAGCGAAGCCTTCCTGGCACAACGTCAAAAAAAGGCAGCGTCAGTCAGAAAGTTGTGACAGTTCACGTCAAAGTCCTCCAATGAAACGTTTGTCCTCATCGGCTCCTCTCACTGTAGAGGACATTGACTTGCTGAACAGCTACTGA
- the lrrc42 gene encoding leucine-rich repeat-containing protein 42 isoform X1, with protein sequence MDNSNIYVRERGNLRRVSDIVLAQPKPVSSSCRRTNPFVLRKEHFIFTYNAEGSLRYTTKSLFDITLLFVADNIHHVDSLVGFPEQIGDRLFAAAEENRVFLNADISPKALQLFSDAYGDMVLGSLCLRNRFPLLHERMDEIKTFHSLKSLDLFGCRLGDEHEIFQHLTSSSLASSLIQLFIGGNSLSDVGLQRLTAPIRMLRKGLDCLQLLDVSHNPISVRTLRYLTCLPKLENLDVSGTSLKLDTGLKTTIWDLLGLIYSEKPLDTFDHSRCKTEGWAEQVVNQWETNNSQMPKQKKIDESRTSALRFFGRQKFVREVLKARPLVCESEEEDKRERLHFFRPAANSHIPDKQTPSTTKQQAKPSWHNVKKRQRQSESCDSSRQSPPMKRLSSSAPLTVEDIDLLNSY encoded by the exons ATGGACAATAGCAACATTTATGTGCGAGAAAGAGGCAACCTTCGTCGTGTCAGTGACATAGTCCTGGCTCAGCCAAAGCCAGTGTCCTCATCATGCAGAAGGACAAATCCCTTTGTGCTGAGAAAAGAGCACTTCATATTCACCTACAATGCAGAGGGGAGCCTGAGATACACCACCAAATCTCTCTTTGACATCACTCTGCTATTCGTGGCTGACAACATTCACCATGTGGATTCCCTGGTGGGCTTTCCTGAGCAAATAGGAGACAGGCTttttgcagcagcagaggagaatcGTGTCTTTCTAAACGCAGACATCTCTCCAAAAGCTCTGCAGTTATTCAGTGATGCATATGGGGACATGGTGCTTGGATCCCTCTGTCTGAGAAATAG ATTCCCACTCTTGCATGAGAGGAtggatgaaataaaaacatttcatagtTTGAAGTCTCTGGATCTGTTTGGCTGCAGACTGGGTGATGAGCATGAGATATTTCAGCATCTAACATCCAGCTCACTGGCAAG CAGCCTAATCCAGCTTTTCATTGGTGGTAACAGCCTGTCAGATGTCGGCCTACAAAGATTAACTGCACCCATCCGGATGCTGAGGAAGGGACTGGACTGCCTTCAATTACTTGATGTTTCCC ATAACCCTATCTCAGTGAGGACTCTAAGATACCTCACATGCCTCCCCAAACTTGAAAATCTTGATGTATCTGGGACCAGTTTGAAG CTTGACACAGGGTTGAAGACAACCATATGGGACCTGTTGGGACTCATTTATTCTGAGAAACCACTGGACACCTTTGATCACTCCAGATGTAAAACAGAAGGTTGGGCTGAGCAg gttgtaaacCAGTGGGAAACAAATAACTCACAAATGCCAAAACAGAAGAAAATTGATGAATCCAGAACATCAGCACTTCGCTTTT TCGGCAGGCAGAAGTTTGTCAGAGAAGTACTGAAAGCAAGACCTTTGGTATGTGAGAGCGAGGAAgaggacaagagagagagactgcattTCTTCAGACCTGCAGCAAACAGTCACATACCCGACAAACAGACTCCTTCCACAACAAAGCAGCAAGCGAAGCCTTCCTGGCACAACGTCAAAAAAAGGCAGCGTCAGTCAGAAAGTTGTGACAGTTCACGTCAAAGTCCTCCAATGAAACGTTTGTCCTCATCGGCTCCTCTCACTGTAGAGGACATTGACTTGCTGAACAGCTACTGA